The window AGGTCAAGAGGTTATTGAAGTACAAATATTACCTCAAGATGAAAATTGGGGAGAAAATACTACAGCTGTAACTGGCAATACATCTGATAGGTCAGAATCGACTGAAGATGTAACTCATTGGCCAAATGAATCTGACACTTCATTCGGATCTACCTGCAATCGACATGTTGTTCCAATAATAGCTGTGTTACTTGGAATATGTGCTTTTTTAAGTCCTATAGCAATGGTCATACTACCTAAATTAGGATTTTTTCCTGATACAACAACTGCATTAACAATgcaacaaaaattacaattactTTCATGCAATGCAGAATGCAAAGGCCAATTGTTAGGATTAGCCTTTAAATTAGTACTATTAGTTATTGGAAGTTGGGCTGTATTTCTACGCCCACAAAATGCTACTATGCCACGTGTATTTTTATTCAGAGCTGGTGTGTTACTTCTTACAATGCTGTGCATTTGTACTTATTGGTTGTTTTATGTTGTTCAGGTATGTGATTTAGTACTGCATCATCTAATaaactgttataattataattacattataattttataacctaatataatttataattttaggTCACAGAAAGTGCTAAGACTGCTGCAAATGGTGAAATAACAGAGTACAAAAGTTTAGTAAATTATGCGGGTACTCTTGCAGATACATTGCTATTCATTCACTATGTTGCTGTGCTACTTATAGAAGTTCGTCATTTGCAGCCGACATTCTATGTTAAGGTATATAGAgaatttatgaatttaatatatacataatatataatagatttaaGTCTTTATTTGATACTTCAATTTAATGTTTCATTATAGGTTGTGAGATCTCCAGATGGTGAATCGAGATCTTATGCAGTAGGACAATTATCAATACAAAGAGCAGCAGTATGGGTATTGGAAAGGTATTATACAGATTTTCCAATTTATAATCCATATTTGGAACGTTTACCTGTCTCTAAATCAAGTCGAAAGCAATCAAGTTTCAAATTTTATGACGTTGATGGAGGTGTTTCAAGTGGTGTTCAATCGCGTGGGGGTAGCGGCGATAGAGCAGTATTAGCTGCACAAGCTCGACGTAGAGATTCTAGCCATAATGGCCGTTTTTACGAAGAACATGATTATGAGAGAAGAGTACGCAAACGAAGAGCACGCTTAATTACTGCTGCGGAAGAAGCATTTGCTCATATCAAACGATTACATTCTGAAGTTGAATCCACGCCAGGTCCTGGCCCTATGGACCCAATGGAAGCTGCACAGGCAGTATTTCCATCTATGGCAAGAgctttacaaaaatatttaagagtTACACGTCAACAACCTCGTCATTCTGTAGAATCAATATTAAATCGTTTTGCAAGATGTTTAGCACAAGATGCAGCACCGCGTGCATTTTTGGAACCTTTTTTTACGACAAGTCCTGTTCTTtccaatgaaaaagaaagacaaaaggaTTCTCATCATTGGGCCTTAATCTGCGAAGGTGAGTTGCCATCACGACCTCTTGCAAATGGTTGTGAATTTCAGTTAAGACAAGGTGAGATTGCACTTTTGTGTACAGCATATCGATTACCGCATTTTCATCTCACTGAACAACTTGCACATCCTAAATCTAATAAGTTTCTCTTGAGGTTGAATTCAGAAACTTCTGTGTAGTAGTACTGAACATTTTTTAGACATCCTATTACAAGGTGCTTATCATATTAGTGGATGTGAATTtgcataaattttaaaaagcataaaaatgcacaaattttaaaatatttaacattgaaaagaaaaatatatatgaacaaTTTGATTGTCATAAATTGAAACCaagttttatttgtaatatagtaTTTATCAAGTAAATTGATAATACTTATTTCCAAGGCCATAAAAGctttagatattttaatacataaatatatgcacATACTTTTGCATACATAATTTCGTatattacttgtattattagATGATGCCATATTGATAGCATTAtctattgatataaaatacaatactcatttttattatctatttacttttttttttcttttttaataatatttataaatatcttttatacaaagttttatatatttaatctagtttactttatatttatgttatactCATTTAATCTATAAGTTATTCATCGAAGATCTTTTAGGCatctttaatcaatttttcaccgatttatataagaaatatattttaagtaCATTGTATGAAATTGTGTACATGTGAATAATATTAGTATGAAAgcactttcctttttatacaaGCAAACATTGCTTGTAAGTAAATTGAATATGGATGacttgtataaatatataaaatataattaaaataattatagatttttGTATACtagttaatttatatttaaaattacagACTTTTTTTCTGTAAAAATATCATAAGTAAAGTATTATTGTCACTTGGAAtttacaagttttattaattactaaatgtaattaattctatgagtaaaaataattattcaacaAATTAAAAGTATTACTTCAAGGTTAAGCCATTAAATTGTTTTGGCAATGAAATTGTttaatgatgaaaatgataatttagATACACAttacattctttttaaattataccaagaaatttcttttactttagtACCTTGAATATTCTTATGAGTTGTGATTAGATATTATAGTAacttattctttatatatacataatgggATTTGAAAAGCCAAATATATTATGAACATTTCAAATACTTCATGACTAATGTTATAGTATTCTTATACCAGATATGTGCTAAGCAGGTATAAACTTGCACTTCTTTATTTGTTGCTATCATGTGTTGAATTTATGGCAACATATAATTTCATAAGACTGGAAAATCACATTTAAACAATATCTGATATCTAttcatacaaaatataaaaaagagaagacatGTAAATAAAAAGCAGAAATCTATTTCATGCTTGCTTCACTGcttgtatatattcatatatacacaagTTTATAATGTTTGAATTATAGGCCTAACggcaaagaattttttatacaaaaaacaaATTGTATTATCCCTATGGATGTATTTTGCATTCCAAACATGACAAATAATTTTCCTAACTAAGGAAAAATATCTTGTTAAtagtataatacaatattttaagCATTTTACATCTAGTGCGAATTAGAAATGATgctatttttacaattacatatcacaattaattcattaatgttaaatattatatattgcttGCCTCATGttgtttataaaatgtattatgaATAAGATTGTagagtataaaaattatttagacTGTACTTAAAAAAATACTTAAGTTTATCTGTAAGTTTGTGCTCTTGTGCATTTGTGGATATGTTGTATTTGGAATgtatgaactttttttttataaaattattttatttatgtgtgAGCGTGGTGATTGTATCGATAAATGATGAAATATACATTTGATGTACAGATGCTTATAACAGTTTATTTGGAcctatcagtattattatctttgtataATAAGAGACAAAATTATAACTTTGATAAACAAAAGTATATTTACTTTAGACATTTTaggtgtatatgtgtatataatattatattaaagaaaattaaaaatgtacaataagtgtatattaaacattattaaaatttgggATCTTTCCTGTTATATATTTGCTACTATTT is drawn from Vespa crabro chromosome 10, iyVesCrab1.2, whole genome shotgun sequence and contains these coding sequences:
- the LOC124427374 gene encoding vang-like protein 2-B isoform X2: MKSSRSQRKERQNINTNEMAPFQTTVNVRGDSVDNLGQEVIEVQILPQDENWGENTTAVTGNTSDRSESTEDVTHWPNESDTSFGSTCNRHVVPIIAVLLGICAFLSPIAMVILPKLGFFPDTTTALTMQQKLQLLSCNAECKGQLLGLAFKLVLLVIGSWAVFLRPQNATMPRVFLFRAGVLLLTMLCICTYWLFYVVQVTESAKTAANGEITEYKSLVNYAGTLADTLLFIHYVAVLLIEVRHLQPTFYVKVVRSPDGESRSYAVGQLSIQRAAVWVLERYYTDFPIYNPYLERLPVSKSSRKQSSFKFYDVDGGVSSGVQSRGGSGDRAVLAAQARRRDSSHNGRFYEEHDYERRVRKRRARLITAAEEAFAHIKRLHSEVESTPGPGPMDPMEAAQAVFPSMARALQKYLRVTRQQPRHSVESILNRFARCLAQDAAPRAFLEPFFTTSPVLSNEKERQKDSHHWALICEGELPSRPLANGCEFQLRQGEIALLCTAYRLPHFHLTEQLAHPKSNKFLLRLNSETSV
- the LOC124427374 gene encoding vang-like protein 2 isoform X1, producing the protein METESVKSGASEHSHSQHSRSSQKHHKVYNNSTKSHHRQHSHRTTRSSRSQRKERQNINTNEMAPFQTTVNVRGDSVDNLGQEVIEVQILPQDENWGENTTAVTGNTSDRSESTEDVTHWPNESDTSFGSTCNRHVVPIIAVLLGICAFLSPIAMVILPKLGFFPDTTTALTMQQKLQLLSCNAECKGQLLGLAFKLVLLVIGSWAVFLRPQNATMPRVFLFRAGVLLLTMLCICTYWLFYVVQVTESAKTAANGEITEYKSLVNYAGTLADTLLFIHYVAVLLIEVRHLQPTFYVKVVRSPDGESRSYAVGQLSIQRAAVWVLERYYTDFPIYNPYLERLPVSKSSRKQSSFKFYDVDGGVSSGVQSRGGSGDRAVLAAQARRRDSSHNGRFYEEHDYERRVRKRRARLITAAEEAFAHIKRLHSEVESTPGPGPMDPMEAAQAVFPSMARALQKYLRVTRQQPRHSVESILNRFARCLAQDAAPRAFLEPFFTTSPVLSNEKERQKDSHHWALICEGELPSRPLANGCEFQLRQGEIALLCTAYRLPHFHLTEQLAHPKSNKFLLRLNSETSV